A genome region from Natronosalvus rutilus includes the following:
- a CDS encoding mandelate racemase/muconate lactonizing enzyme family protein, translating to MSLDLQFRPFELELEQPFESGDATITTREGFLIRAEFQEVVGIGEATPLPGWTESLEDCECALEEAVDAADDGSGAVLDAVEDTAAARHGVSLAIADCYATRGARPLYQYLGDGSRVARVPVNSTVGDDDADATAAAARDAVDRGFRSCKLKVGRRSVDEDLTRVERVREAVGDDVEVRVDANGSWTFDEAVEAIRGLDDADVSIVEQPLPAGALEGHADLRGRGPKIALDEGLLEHGVDAICEASAADVLILKPMALGGLDVAREVVTWTDELGLESLVTTTIDGVVARTAAVHLAASVPDVPPCGLATGELLKTDLGRDPVLFEKGAAVVPQAKGLGIDDVWGAT from the coding sequence ATGAGCCTCGACCTCCAGTTTCGCCCCTTCGAACTCGAACTCGAGCAGCCGTTCGAGTCGGGCGACGCGACGATCACGACCCGAGAGGGGTTCCTGATTCGCGCCGAGTTCCAGGAGGTCGTCGGCATCGGCGAGGCGACCCCGCTTCCGGGCTGGACCGAATCGCTCGAGGACTGCGAGTGCGCGCTCGAGGAAGCCGTCGACGCCGCCGACGACGGGTCGGGAGCCGTCCTGGACGCGGTCGAGGACACGGCGGCGGCGAGGCACGGCGTCTCGCTGGCGATCGCCGACTGCTACGCGACCCGCGGGGCGCGTCCGCTCTATCAGTACCTGGGCGACGGCTCTCGAGTCGCCAGGGTTCCGGTCAATTCGACCGTCGGCGACGACGACGCGGACGCGACCGCGGCGGCCGCACGCGACGCCGTCGACCGCGGGTTTCGGTCGTGCAAGCTCAAGGTCGGCCGGCGTTCGGTCGACGAGGACCTGACGCGCGTCGAGCGCGTTCGGGAGGCCGTCGGCGACGACGTCGAGGTTCGGGTCGACGCGAACGGGTCGTGGACGTTCGACGAGGCCGTCGAGGCTATCCGCGGACTCGACGACGCGGACGTCTCGATCGTCGAACAGCCGCTACCGGCCGGGGCGCTCGAGGGACACGCCGACCTCCGGGGCCGCGGTCCGAAGATCGCCCTGGACGAGGGCCTGCTCGAGCACGGCGTCGACGCGATCTGCGAAGCGAGTGCCGCCGACGTGCTGATCCTGAAACCGATGGCCCTCGGTGGCCTGGACGTCGCCCGAGAAGTCGTCACCTGGACCGACGAACTCGGCCTCGAGAGCCTGGTGACGACGACCATCGACGGCGTCGTGGCGCGGACGGCGGCGGTTCACCTCGCAGCCTCGGTGCCCGACGTCCCGCCCTGTGGCCTGGCGACGGGCGAGTTGCTGAAGACGGACCTCGGCCGCGATCCCGTGCTCTTCGAGAAGGGGGCCGCCGTCGTCCCGCAGGCGAAGGGGCTCGGCATCGACGACGTGTGGGGGGCGACGTGA
- a CDS encoding 1,4-dihydroxy-2-naphthoate polyprenyltransferase, whose protein sequence is MSTAEVSRTKAWVMAARPQTLPAAAAPVLVGTGLAVSEGVFAALPALMAFVGAALIQIGTNFANDYYDAVKGADTDDREGFTRVTQSGLIDAGAVKFATLVTFAAAILSGVYLVYVGGLPILVIGLVSVFCGWAYTGGPYPLGYHGLGDLFVFVFFGVVAVVGTFYVQAAAHIEPLITTIPAGTMPPEAFAASLPVAGLSTAILVVNNVRDLETDAETGKRTLAVRLGYRFSRLEFAALVSLAYVVPLWFWLGWGFSASVLLPLLTVPYALAITRTVWTRTDGEALNPALEQTGKLLAGHALLFAIGIALEAGPSVGTGVGL, encoded by the coding sequence ATGAGTACGGCAGAGGTATCTCGAACGAAGGCCTGGGTGATGGCCGCTCGTCCCCAGACGCTGCCGGCTGCTGCCGCGCCAGTGCTCGTGGGAACGGGTCTCGCCGTTTCCGAGGGCGTGTTCGCGGCGCTCCCCGCGCTGATGGCCTTCGTCGGGGCCGCGTTGATCCAGATTGGAACGAACTTCGCCAACGACTACTACGACGCCGTGAAGGGCGCCGACACGGACGATCGCGAGGGGTTCACCCGGGTCACCCAGTCGGGGCTGATCGACGCCGGAGCGGTCAAATTCGCGACGCTCGTCACCTTCGCCGCGGCCATCCTCTCGGGCGTTTACCTCGTCTACGTCGGCGGCCTCCCCATTCTCGTCATCGGCCTGGTGAGCGTCTTCTGCGGGTGGGCCTACACCGGCGGCCCCTATCCCCTCGGCTACCACGGCCTCGGGGACCTCTTCGTCTTCGTCTTCTTCGGCGTCGTCGCCGTCGTCGGCACCTTCTACGTCCAGGCGGCCGCCCACATCGAACCCCTGATCACGACGATTCCGGCCGGGACGATGCCTCCCGAAGCGTTTGCGGCGAGCCTCCCCGTCGCCGGCCTCTCGACGGCGATTCTCGTCGTCAACAACGTCCGCGACCTCGAGACCGACGCCGAGACGGGCAAGCGCACGCTGGCCGTACGACTGGGCTACCGATTCAGTCGGCTCGAGTTCGCGGCGCTCGTTTCCCTCGCCTACGTCGTCCCGCTCTGGTTCTGGCTCGGTTGGGGGTTCTCCGCTTCGGTGCTCCTGCCGCTCCTCACCGTCCCGTACGCGCTCGCGATCACTCGCACGGTCTGGACCAGAACCGATGGCGAGGCGCTGAACCCGGCCCTCGAGCAGACCGGGAAACTCCTGGCGGGCCACGCGCTCCTGTTCGCGATCGGTATCGCCCTCGAGGCTGGACCTTCGGTCGGAACCGGGGTGGGACTCTGA
- the thiE gene encoding thiamine phosphate synthase, whose product MTDSSATDPGGWHTYLVTQESVSAGRSTLEVVDAALEGGVDVIQLREKDASARCRYELGLELRERTAAAGVPLIVNDRVDLALAIEADGVHVGQSDLPVGVARDLLGPDAIVGCSASTVADAKRAEADGADYLGVGAVYATSSKDVDPDESGVGPARIASVVDAVSIPVIGIGGITAENASPVVEAGAAGVAVISEITAADDPKAASERLATAVHR is encoded by the coding sequence ATGACCGACTCGAGCGCAACGGATCCGGGCGGGTGGCACACCTACCTCGTCACCCAGGAGTCGGTGTCGGCCGGGCGGTCGACCCTCGAGGTCGTCGACGCGGCGCTCGAGGGGGGCGTGGACGTGATTCAGCTCAGGGAAAAGGACGCGAGCGCCCGCTGTCGGTACGAACTCGGGCTCGAACTCCGCGAGCGGACCGCGGCCGCGGGCGTCCCCCTGATCGTCAACGATCGGGTCGACCTCGCGCTGGCGATCGAGGCCGACGGCGTCCACGTCGGGCAGTCCGACCTCCCCGTGGGCGTCGCTCGAGACCTCCTGGGTCCCGACGCGATCGTCGGCTGTTCGGCCTCCACCGTCGCCGACGCGAAGCGGGCGGAAGCCGACGGCGCGGACTACCTGGGCGTCGGCGCCGTCTACGCCACGTCCTCGAAGGACGTCGACCCCGACGAATCGGGCGTCGGGCCGGCACGAATCGCCAGCGTCGTCGACGCCGTCTCGATCCCCGTGATCGGCATCGGCGGGATCACCGCTGAGAACGCGAGTCCCGTCGTCGAGGCCGGTGCTGCCGGCGTCGCGGTGATCAGCGAGATTACGGCCGCCGACGATCCGAAAGCGGCGAGCGAGCGGCTGGCGACGGCGGTCCATCGCTGA
- a CDS encoding 1,4-dihydroxy-2-naphthoyl-CoA synthase, whose product MVSETFDPDRWEPVEGFDFRDITYHRSLESGTVRIAFDRPEVRNAFRPGTVDELYDALDHAKRQTDVGCVLLTGNGPSPKDGGWAFCSGGDQSIRGEAGYEYEGDEARASEQGRLHILEVQRLIRHIPKIVVCVVPGWAVGGGHSLHVVCDLTLASEEHAKFLQTDPDVGSYDAGFGSAYLARQIGQKKAREVFFLGKTYSAEEAAEMGMVNEAVPHEDLEETALEWAAEINAKSPNAMRMLKYAFNMADDGFVGQQVFAGEATRLGYMTDEAMEGRNAFNEGREPDFSEYPWHY is encoded by the coding sequence ATGGTTTCGGAAACGTTCGACCCCGACCGGTGGGAGCCGGTCGAGGGGTTCGACTTCCGCGATATCACGTACCACCGCTCGCTCGAGTCGGGGACCGTCCGCATCGCGTTCGACCGCCCCGAAGTGCGCAACGCCTTTCGCCCGGGGACCGTCGACGAACTGTACGACGCCCTGGACCACGCCAAGCGCCAGACCGACGTTGGGTGCGTCCTGCTGACGGGAAACGGCCCCTCGCCGAAGGATGGCGGCTGGGCCTTCTGTTCGGGCGGCGATCAGTCGATTCGGGGCGAGGCCGGCTACGAGTACGAGGGCGACGAAGCGCGCGCGTCCGAACAGGGTCGACTGCACATCCTCGAGGTCCAGCGCCTGATCCGCCACATTCCGAAAATCGTCGTCTGCGTCGTTCCGGGCTGGGCCGTCGGCGGCGGCCACTCGCTGCACGTGGTCTGTGACCTCACGCTCGCGAGCGAGGAGCACGCGAAGTTCCTCCAGACCGATCCCGACGTAGGGAGCTACGACGCCGGCTTCGGCTCCGCCTACCTCGCCCGCCAGATCGGCCAGAAGAAAGCCCGCGAAGTGTTCTTCCTCGGGAAGACCTACTCCGCAGAGGAGGCCGCAGAGATGGGGATGGTGAACGAGGCCGTCCCCCACGAGGATCTCGAGGAGACCGCCCTCGAGTGGGCCGCAGAGATCAACGCCAAGAGCCCGAACGCGATGCGGATGCTCAAGTACGCGTTCAACATGGCCGACGATGGCTTCGTGGGGCAGCAGGTGTTCGCCGGCGAAGCGACAAGACTGGGCTACATGACCGACGAGGCCATGGAGGGCCGAAACGCCTTCAACGAGGGACGAGAACCCGACTTCTCGGAGTACCCGTGGCACTACTAG
- a CDS encoding cation:proton antiporter, whose protein sequence is MVEAAGIDLLNLLLVLTLAWIFGLLVERVGYPALMGEILAGILFGPALLGLLHPSETLDVFAEFGVFLLMIYVGMEVDINDLFELGPQALMVAFGGFIVPFGLGYLVGVFIGVSIEQALFIGIAMAATSLATKSRILVDLDILDTRIAGVLLGGALLSDVGVMVVFTGVMSFVETGNVTPLGLGLVVGEALLYFAAALVFGNRFLPYVWSGMEDWMERHRFVDKTSAFTVALIVALIFAFFAALVELHMIIGGFIAGLFLRQAQLEPDIYEHMYDVMYDLAMGLFAPIFFVTIAFDLTLDVFTDSLGLLVLIVVTAFLSKILGSWLFTLPTKLTSREGLVIGFGMNGRGTVEIVIVSIALSAGVIGEELFSILVFTAIFTTALVPPTVKLGVEWLERSGELVFMDDATLEVE, encoded by the coding sequence ATGGTCGAAGCCGCCGGTATCGATCTCCTGAACCTGCTGCTGGTGCTCACGCTCGCGTGGATATTCGGGCTCCTCGTCGAGCGCGTCGGCTATCCCGCCCTGATGGGGGAGATCCTCGCAGGAATCCTCTTTGGGCCCGCGCTGCTGGGGCTCTTGCACCCGAGCGAGACGCTCGACGTCTTCGCCGAGTTCGGCGTCTTCTTGCTGATGATCTACGTCGGGATGGAGGTCGACATCAACGACCTATTCGAACTCGGACCCCAGGCGCTGATGGTCGCGTTCGGCGGCTTCATCGTCCCGTTCGGACTCGGCTACCTGGTCGGCGTCTTCATCGGCGTCTCGATCGAGCAGGCGCTCTTCATCGGCATCGCCATGGCTGCAACCTCCCTGGCCACGAAGTCCAGGATTCTCGTCGACCTCGACATCCTCGACACGCGGATCGCAGGGGTGCTCCTCGGCGGTGCCCTGCTGTCCGACGTGGGGGTGATGGTCGTGTTTACTGGCGTCATGAGTTTCGTCGAAACGGGCAACGTCACCCCACTGGGCCTCGGCCTGGTCGTCGGCGAAGCCCTGTTGTACTTCGCGGCGGCGCTCGTCTTCGGCAATCGGTTCCTGCCGTACGTCTGGAGCGGGATGGAAGACTGGATGGAGCGTCATCGATTCGTCGACAAGACGTCCGCGTTCACCGTCGCGCTCATCGTCGCCCTCATCTTCGCGTTCTTTGCGGCGCTCGTCGAACTCCACATGATCATCGGCGGATTCATCGCCGGGCTGTTCCTCCGCCAGGCCCAGCTCGAGCCGGACATCTACGAGCACATGTACGACGTGATGTACGACCTGGCGATGGGGCTGTTCGCGCCGATCTTCTTCGTCACCATCGCGTTCGACCTCACGCTCGACGTGTTCACCGACAGTCTGGGACTCCTCGTGCTCATCGTCGTGACCGCATTTCTCAGCAAAATTCTCGGGAGTTGGCTGTTTACGCTTCCGACGAAACTCACCTCAAGGGAGGGCCTGGTTATCGGGTTCGGGATGAACGGCCGCGGCACCGTCGAGATCGTCATCGTCTCGATCGCGCTCTCGGCGGGCGTCATCGGCGAGGAACTCTTCTCAATTCTGGTCTTCACGGCGATTTTCACCACGGCGCTCGTCCCACCGACGGTCAAGCTAGGCGTCGAGTGGCTCGAGCGATCCGGCGAACTCGTCTTCATGGACGACGCTACCCTCGAGGTCGAGTGA